In Nicotiana tabacum cultivar K326 chromosome 10, ASM71507v2, whole genome shotgun sequence, the DNA window TCTCCCTGCTGCCAACAAGCCCTTATATATATCCCACTAAGCCTCAGCATGTATCCACATCTCGTATAAATGACGAAGGACGGACGCGAGAGGAGTCGAAGACAACAATCAAGCTCTTTCAGCCTCGAGAGCAGCAATTTGATCATCCAGGGTCGAGATTTCTCCCTCAAGCTCACCAATTCTCTCATCAAGCTATGCCTCCCTTAGAGTAGTCGTTCATATATCAGTTGCGCGCTCAGAATCGAGAATGCAGATAGAATCCTTCAATGCCACAGCCCTCACCAAAGCCGCTACTCGGGTTCCTTCGGCTCTCTCCAACTCGGCCGCCTTCTGCTCCACTTCGGTCGCCTTCTCCACCATCTCAACACTAAGACCGGCGACCCTAGAATCACTCTGCTCAAGCTCCGCCCGCATGGCGACCACCTTCACCTGAAGATCAACACACTCATCCGAAACGCCCTTGCCCACCTCGAGCTCTTCTTTTTTAGCCCTAAGCATCCCCTCAAATTCGTTGCATATGCCCATGGACCACATCAGGTCCTTGTCCTTTCGCTCCCACTCTTCCCTAAGGGATTGAGGATCGCCACCCTCCCTAAGTCGTGCATGCATCTTGCAGCACTTATCACGGTATTGGCAGTACTTTGAAACTACCTTCTAGAAAATGGCAGCCCGCTTTTCCTCGCGACAGAGACTCTCAGTCTCCAAAATGAAAgtttgaagaaagaaaagaggacAGAGAAAAGTCAGCAAGAGTAGAAGACGTGAAACGAAGAAAGCAATAAAGAACTCACCCTCAAAGCCATTCCGGCTACGCCCCGTGATAGGCCAGCATCGCTGATCTCCTGAAGGGCCCTATTTTCGGTAGCGGAACAAAGAACAACAAATTGGGGCACCAGGATTTCTATGTACTCCAACAAGTATAAGTCTAGGGAAATCTAGATCACGCGGGAGGAACTGTCTGTTCCCGCTTCCACCCGAGTGAAACCTTCTTCAAACATTCTTATGTCCTCGGGGTTAATATCCGAACCAGACTCGTAGTCATCTACAACCACGCCATTTTCCCTCTCGTTGGATGAAGAGAAGGAACAAGCCTGTTGTGAAGTCGACGGACCACTTGGAATGATCGTGGCAACCTTCGAGCTCTGTCCCCCTTCCAAAGAAGTCATCTCCACGATCGGAGGAGGCACGGTCTCAATGCCCAAACTAGTACCCCCATCCGGTTCAGACACCACCAACACGAGTTCACCACTCGAAGGTCCCTCGGTCTCAGCCACTATCCTCCGTCTCTTTAAAGGGGCCCCATCATCTTCGTCCTCCAACAACTCGTCCACCAAATGAACTGCGGGAGCCGGAACCCCAGCCAAGGGAGAGGCATCTGGGCAGCCAAGCCCGCGCAAAGTCAAAGTATGCAAGATAACGGCAGTCTGAGTGGGTTCACTTGCAGCCACAGCAAGAACGGGCTCGGCTGAGATACCCAACTGCCGGAAAGCAGGCGTAGGAGCCTCACCCTCCTTGCCGCCCTCCGACCTGTAAACAAAGTAGAGAGATAAGAGGATATAAATAATGGTATAAAAGTCAGCAATCGAAGATGAAGGTGACTCACCGACCATAGGTTACGCCCGAACCACTCATTAAAGTGCGACCACTCGTGAATCCCCATAGTATGGGGCAAAACCCGACTCACCTAGTCGCGAATGTCAACAACTGGTGAAGGAGGATCCGTTGGGctgcaaagaaagaaaaagaatgatCAGATTATCCCCAAAGTAAACAACGGTCATTTTAGAAGGGAAACACTTATGAGAAAAATTCCACTACTCGGGGAATCCACTAGGGTTCGATACCATGTGCGCCATCTTCACGTAGAAtaaattttcccaaaaatgacGATTACTTTTGTCGTCCATCTTCACTACCAACCCCTTGGTCCCCCAATGGCGTATATGAATCATCACGCTGCTGTGAAAACTTGGGGCGAAGAGGTGAAGCACATGGCGTAGAGAAATACCACGGCTGGACAACTCCGCGTATTTGATAAGCATGAGGAAAAGCTTGTATATGTATGGAGAGAGCTGAGCCGGGCACATATTGTAAAAGAGGAAAAAATCCTCTACTAATGAGGGAAGAGGAAGCGTGTAGCCAACGACAAATGGGTACGCGTAAAATACGTCGTACCCCGGGCGGTGTGTTTGGACTACATCACTACCAGCGAGAACTATTTCAACATGGGCCGAGATCCACCACTTAGTTCTAAGTGCAGTGATCGTCGTCAAATCCATCGTAGTGATGACGGTTCAGGTTCATCCTCAGGCAGGCTTTTAAAGTCTGATCTAGCCATCCCGGAGCGTGGGATTATCTCGTCCACAGTGGGAAAGTTTTCATCTTCCACCGTGGCTACCCCTTCCTCACGGGGAGGTGCATCCGCAGCCAACATCACAGGGTCAGAGGAAGCATTggccatttttctgattttgtgAAAAAGAAGTACAAAGGCGAAGGAGGTAACAGTAGCAAAGGATACTAAGGAGAGGAAGAAAACATAGAAGCTGAAAATTCGAAGAAGAGAAGAATTCGGGCTTCAAGGGCTCTAAAAACACATCAATTCAAATGAGGAGTGCATATCTCTATTTATAAGAACACAGGCACCCTAATCAAGAAAGCCCAAACGCCGCCTCATTAACTTCGAAACGGAAGAAGCGAGGGAAACGATGTAACGTATGGGGAACGTGCGCCATAATGATGCATGAAGAAACTGTCATTTCAAACTGATGTAATAGTCAGGTGTGGCTTTTGAAGCATCACCTTGCTACCTCAccaacaaaggggaatcactctTCGGCCAACGTTCTCAGATTTCTCAAAAATTGCAACTGGCGTAGTCCGTCCACCGAGCTCGCCCAAAGGCTACCTCGAcgggcggagggactaactgtatatgTCGAAATCTAAACAGAAGAATCTTACTTAAGGGAGGACGACCAAGAACTAACCAAGCCAAGGTCACGTATGAGAAGCAATACACTAATGAGTGATTCGACTGTGGTCAAGGTCGAGCACTCCATTCGGCCTGAACGGCTAGTTCAGCCCTTAGATATTTTCAGAGGAATATTCCACAGGATATTCAAGAACTTAAGTACTCCGGTTAAGGACTGTTGGATAAAGAAAGTGCTTTTGTATAAATATCATAGGAGAGAGTAACTAAGGGGGTGAGGGGGGCAAAAATCTCACACACTCATATGGACATGTTTTACAGATGAAGATGGATCTTCATCTATGTCTCCTCGACAAGGAGAAAGGACGAAAGGAGCTTAGATCCTCAGTATCCATCATTAGTTGCATCATATCAAATGTATGGGGGTCAGCCTTGTTAAGAAACGGTGACCCTTTTCATCTATGTATTCTTCgttatcatttaatattatagaAATCATCGTCCTTTTCTTACATTATGGGATTCAATCATTGTTATAGTTAAACTTTATGTTCAGCTATGCCTgtttattattatcttctatctCATATCTAGAATAAATTATCTTTGGCTAGGATTTACCTCAAATCTTTCTATTTATTTAGTTCAATAAAAAAAGCCTAACATTTTTTGGTCGAACAGACGTACCACATTTTCTCtaggaagaaaaacaaaaggaaagaaagatggggcCCATCTACTATGTTATTGAATATCATAccctttttttcgattttttgctCGGTGTTTGATACCCGCATTGGAGTCCGACTATGTTCGGATTCAAGTGAGGAAGTTccatattggggggggggggggattgctCCATAACAAATGCGACTTCATACTCTGGCCTCGAACCTAAATCCTCTGATTAAAGATAAATGAGTACTTACCGCTATACTAGTTCACCTTATGGTGCTGTCTCTCGCACTGCAATTTCACAATTTTGCATTAATTTTAGctttttactttatatttataaTATGATGTgtgtataaattttattttttttatttagttatAAGTGCAGGTGTAAAATTGCATGTCAATTAGTTTGAAAAAATGAAATTTGTGGTATATATACGTGCATAAAAAATTTCAGGATATACTCTTTAGatcttatttttttcaaatagaATAGCAACACCGAGACAAATTTATAATTGAGGTGAGACATCTAGATTGTTTCTTGAATATGGAATAAGAGGcgaattcagaatttaaatttgaTGGAGTCAACCTTTAAAGTTTCGAGCGGGACTGATTGCACTAACaaaattatgggttcaaaatataatatttgttatatatatatattctgtgtCAAAAATACTAGGTTCAATTGCAGCCTTAGCATATAATAGCTCCATTCGCCTCTACCTAGAGTGATCATTGAATTATAATAGGAATTAAGAAAATGATTTCCTGAATAATCTTGGGttacaaagaataatatttgtAAATATTTGGACAAAGGGCAATTATTAATTGAGATCATTTTCATATTTAACAACATCAGAAAGGAATGGATCCTTAAGCAACTCAGCAGCAGATGGTCTTGCTCTTGGTTGTCCAATGCACCTTTCAATGAAAGCCTTCAATTCTGGATCACTCAATTTGTTAAAAGCTTGAGGCTTTATGCCAGATGTCACCTTCCTGTACAACTTGGCTATACTGTCACATTCACTATATGGTATTTCCATTGTGGCCATTTCTAACAAACACATTCCAAATGAGTATATATCCACCAACTCTGTATAGTTCTCTTCATATAGCTCTGGTGCCATATACTCTGGTGTCCCGAGCAATGTATGTGCTGCATGGTTCTTCCCCACGATTGTTGCCAAGCCAAGATCACCGATCTTTACCTATATAAACATAAGAACTACTATTAGCGTGTTGCACTGTTTTCAGGAAAGCAAAACCCCCAGTTTTACAAGATGAATACGAGTATCAAAGTTCAGTTCAGATCCTATACAAGTATGTTCAACTTCTAACCTATTTTTGCATATTTTCAAGGATCCATAAGAAGGGgaaccttggagcaacggtaaagttatatctgtgtgacctataggtcacgggccGGGTTCGAGTCAtgaaagcagccactaatgcctGTATTAAGGTAGACTGTCTATATCACAGCCCTAGGGGTGTGACCCTTATCTGGATCATACGTAAATGGGGGATACTTTGTGCACCGGGATGCTCTGCCCTTTAAAGGATCCATAAACAATAATCACACCGGTGTCATATCCTTTGACTAGACTATGTTCATACAAATGAAGAGTGTACTCGACATCTGTCAGAAGCAGATCCGAGATTTAAACTTGATGCGTTCAAATTTAAGGTACTGAATTTATTgtacttttgaaattataggttcaaatttaatatttgttgaaATTCTAGTGGTTTTTCACACGCGCGCGCGCACTGCACATATAatttttgaatttccagaataaCTACCATTTAACTACATGAAGACAGCAACAATAAGCTATATTAACTGAAGAtaaattgaaagagttgattAATTACCTTTCCAACATTCCCATTGATAAAGATGTTACTGCAATTCAGGTCTCTATGAATAACACAAGGATCATGAGTGTGTAGATAATCCAAGCCCTGTAGTATTTGCCTAGACCACTTCTTCAACGCCTTAATCGAAACATGACGATGCTTCTTCCTATAATCTCTCAAATTACCGGAGGCACATTCCTCAGTAATGAAATTGAGGATGTTATGTTCATTGTCTTTCCAGACATGATATAGTACTATGATGTTGTCATTCTTCAAGTTCTTCAACAATGCAATCTCAGAATGGATCTTATCGATGATATAAGGCGTGTCGCTGAATTTGCTCAACTTAATCTGATTCCAGGCCACATCTCTGCCTTCTTCTAGGTCAAATGCCCTGTACACTTTCTTCACTGCACCATGACCTAGTAGCTCGGTGTATCGGCCGAACCTCCCGGATGGATCAACCTCAGCAAATGGTTCCCTTTCTTCATCGGTTGGATCAGGATTTGCATATGGCATTTTAAGCTCTGATGAAACAATCAAAAAGAAGCCTAAAtatttagaagaagaacaatgtTGCGGAAGATCGTGGTTTAACTAGCACATAATCACACAACAatgcaaatagagaagaaaactATTATAAGGATTTAACGAGGTTTGGTTAAGCGTCCTCGGGACAGAAGAAGAGAGTTTTCCACTATAAATCGCCAATTACAAATTTACAACCCCTATATATAAATTTCAAGTAGTCCTAAACTTATAGGAGAAAAGTTTTCCcgataatatattttctttcccaAATTTATTAGAACAATGTGTTTCCTAAATGAATTatgatttcctaaaaatacaaggaaataaattcaaaacataaatGACAAACACAATATTGAATCgct includes these proteins:
- the LOC107817687 gene encoding putative serine/threonine-protein kinase WNK11, whose protein sequence is MPYANPDPTDEEREPFAEVDPSGRFGRYTELLGHGAVKKVYRAFDLEEGRDVAWNQIKLSKFSDTPYIIDKIHSEIALLKNLKNDNIIVLYHVWKDNEHNILNFITEECASGNLRDYRKKHRHVSIKALKKWSRQILQGLDYLHTHDPCVIHRDLNCSNIFINGNVGKVKIGDLGLATIVGKNHAAHTLLGTPEYMAPELYEENYTELVDIYSFGMCLLEMATMEIPYSECDSIAKLYRKVTSGIKPQAFNKLSDPELKAFIERCIGQPRARPSAAELLKDPFLSDVVKYENDLN